One genomic region from Campylobacter sp. RM5004 encodes:
- a CDS encoding VWA domain-containing protein gives MKLTGLHNAGGYSEKLYGFIKSNEGDKSKVYLDSKLRPAIGIGYDLFAHKNTWVKDFKEAGMIITKEQEKSMNNLLFALSKIKTKKEGDGFIDTYTKLNSSITLKDGVALQLFKNKIPIYEDAVIKKLKISRERFDELKNNKEIIALIDLAYNGGSDIIGSGLSKAIEEGDRARVWFEIRYNSNGGDSRKTSGYGIAVRRVNESNLFGLYPDGDIDEEYHMKVVRMYADYKGKIIGEETSIEKPSGNKGKKIGEAYQDENSFKSQISTTLKHFTNENQISGDIVLLDNTHNKLGKNTNLDKNDLIIIDGGEHTISDISGNDIYYVRNGKVTIDDKDGKGQVIFNGSTLEGGSYDEDRKVYIDAKDTSITYELKDNNDLIVTKGDSSITIRNFKKSEDGFLNINLKDNPGKEVAIVIDTTGSMGDDIATCKANAKIIASNIFKENFYSKISIVTYNDNDIKTIGTYTDYQGFLGGINSVNLQYGGTEYTMAAILEGMSRFTPNNHLSKEVYVMTDEPGDDNHRRDEVEGRAKIFYVAGLRNANNTNKYEDNSVKINFIAIRNEFEHFKDLAKNTNGMYFNSNSSEELSDALF, from the coding sequence ATGAAACTTACAGGTTTGCATAATGCAGGTGGTTATAGTGAAAAACTATATGGGTTTATTAAAAGCAATGAAGGTGATAAAAGCAAGGTTTATCTTGATAGTAAGCTTAGACCAGCAATCGGTATTGGATATGATTTGTTTGCTCATAAAAATACTTGGGTAAAAGATTTTAAAGAAGCTGGAATGATAATTACTAAAGAACAAGAGAAAAGTATGAATAACTTATTATTTGCTTTATCTAAAATAAAAACCAAGAAAGAAGGTGATGGTTTTATTGATACATATACAAAACTCAATAGTAGTATAACCCTTAAAGATGGAGTAGCGTTGCAATTATTTAAAAATAAAATACCTATTTATGAAGATGCAGTTATTAAAAAATTGAAAATTAGTAGAGAAAGATTTGATGAATTAAAAAACAACAAAGAAATTATAGCTCTCATTGATTTAGCATACAATGGAGGTTCTGACATAATAGGATCTGGTTTATCTAAAGCTATTGAAGAAGGTGATAGAGCTAGAGTTTGGTTTGAGATAAGATATAATTCTAATGGCGGAGATTCACGAAAAACTAGCGGTTATGGAATTGCCGTAAGAAGAGTAAATGAATCCAATCTTTTTGGACTTTATCCTGATGGCGATATAGATGAAGAATATCATATGAAAGTAGTTAGAATGTATGCTGACTATAAAGGTAAAATAATCGGAGAAGAAACCAGTATAGAAAAACCTAGTGGAAATAAAGGTAAGAAAATAGGAGAAGCTTATCAAGACGAAAATAGTTTTAAAAGCCAAATCTCTACAACCCTTAAACATTTTACTAATGAAAATCAAATTAGCGGGGATATTGTATTGCTTGATAATACTCATAATAAATTAGGTAAAAATACAAATTTAGATAAAAATGATTTAATTATCATTGATGGTGGAGAGCATACAATTAGCGATATAAGCGGTAATGATATTTATTATGTTCGTAATGGTAAGGTTACAATAGACGATAAGGATGGCAAAGGTCAAGTAATATTTAATGGCTCTACATTAGAAGGTGGCTCTTATGATGAAGATAGGAAAGTATATATAGATGCTAAAGATACAAGTATTACATATGAGCTTAAAGACAATAATGATTTAATAGTAACTAAAGGCGATAGTAGTATAACCATACGCAATTTTAAAAAAAGCGAAGATGGATTTTTAAATATTAATTTAAAGGATAATCCAGGCAAAGAAGTAGCTATAGTAATAGATACAACAGGTTCTATGGGAGATGATATAGCAACTTGCAAAGCAAATGCAAAGATTATAGCTAGTAATATCTTTAAAGAAAATTTTTATTCTAAAATATCAATAGTTACTTATAATGATAATGATATAAAAACAATTGGAACTTACACTGATTATCAAGGTTTTTTAGGTGGAATAAATAGTGTTAATTTGCAATATGGTGGCACAGAATACACTATGGCAGCTATCTTAGAAGGAATGAGTCGTTTTACACCAAATAATCACTTGAGTAAAGAAGTGTATGTAATGACAGATGAGCCTGGAGATGATAATCATAGAAGAGATGAAGTAGAAGGTAGAGCTAAAATTTTTTATGTAGCAGGTCTAAGAAATGCAAATAATACCAATAAATACGAAGATAATTCAGTAAAAATTAATTTTATAGCTATTCGTAATGAGTTTGAGCATTTTAAAGATTTAGCTAAAAATACTAATGGAATGTATTTTAATTCAAATTCAAGTGAAGAGCTTAGCGATGCTTTATTTTAA
- a CDS encoding HlyD family type I secretion periplasmic adaptor subunit yields the protein MFKIFKKFDDDTHEFKPLLVELEDRPQNPLGKSILYIVLFVIVFSIAWLILAKVDIVVSASGKVVPDGEIKIIKPLENGVIYKILVKEGDKIKANEPLILVDPSVSKVNLESKKENLKALEDSLKRLNALSNESELRDVSNAELSLYQNQLNSFKTSINTYEFKIKQTINSLQANKEELKRLEIEHKYTSSKLNRLSKVKDIIAYKDYENLLKAKQDLQLQILVNKNKSLELENKLNELTKELESFKANFIAKNYDELLKTKNEIALLKADINAIEFQSLRQVISSPVDGYVGKLFVNTEGSSVSSNEQLISIIPIDKPLIIKANVLNQDIGYLKKGQNVAIKITTFNFQKYGKLDGVLEHIGNDAIKDEKLGDIFEIKVKPLKNHLIVDGEIKEIEPGMQVIAEVKVGKRRVIEFFIYPIIRYLDEGLSIR from the coding sequence ATGTTTAAAATTTTTAAAAAATTTGATGATGATACACACGAATTTAAACCACTTTTAGTAGAGTTAGAAGATAGACCGCAAAATCCATTAGGCAAAAGTATTTTATATATAGTTTTATTTGTAATAGTTTTTAGTATTGCTTGGCTAATACTAGCTAAGGTTGATATAGTAGTAAGTGCTAGTGGTAAAGTAGTGCCTGATGGAGAAATTAAAATAATCAAACCTTTAGAAAACGGAGTAATTTACAAAATCCTTGTAAAAGAAGGTGACAAAATAAAAGCAAATGAGCCTTTAATATTGGTTGACCCAAGTGTATCTAAAGTCAATTTAGAAAGTAAAAAAGAGAATTTAAAAGCTTTAGAAGATAGTCTAAAAAGATTAAATGCACTAAGTAACGAGAGCGAATTAAGAGATGTTAGCAATGCAGAATTAAGCCTATATCAAAACCAATTAAATAGCTTTAAAACTAGCATAAATACTTATGAATTTAAAATCAAACAAACTATTAATTCATTACAAGCTAATAAGGAAGAATTAAAAAGATTAGAAATAGAGCATAAATACACAAGCTCAAAACTAAATAGACTTAGCAAGGTAAAAGACATAATCGCTTATAAAGATTATGAAAATTTATTAAAAGCAAAGCAAGATTTACAATTACAAATACTTGTAAATAAAAACAAATCTTTAGAATTAGAAAATAAATTAAACGAACTCACAAAAGAACTTGAGAGCTTTAAAGCAAATTTTATTGCTAAAAATTACGATGAACTTTTAAAAACTAAAAATGAAATAGCATTATTAAAAGCAGATATAAATGCGATAGAATTTCAAAGTCTAAGGCAAGTTATTTCATCACCAGTTGATGGATATGTAGGAAAATTATTCGTAAACACTGAAGGAAGCTCAGTATCAAGCAATGAGCAATTAATATCAATAATCCCAATTGATAAGCCACTTATAATAAAAGCAAATGTATTAAATCAAGATATAGGATATCTTAAAAAAGGGCAAAATGTAGCTATCAAAATAACCACATTTAATTTTCAAAAATACGGCAAACTAGATGGAGTATTAGAGCATATCGGAAACGATGCTATAAAAGATGAAAAATTAGGAGATATTTTTGAAATTAAGGTAAAACCTTTAAAAAATCATTTGATAGTAGATGGTGAGATAAAAGAAATAGAACCAGGAATGCAAGTGATAGCTGAAGTAAAGGTTGGCAAAAGAAGAGTGATAGAGTTTTTTATATATCCTATTATTAGATATCTTGATGAAGGGCTTAGTATTAGATGA
- a CDS encoding TolC family protein: protein MRIIFIFLIMLSTLKAKDFYTILEHALKNSPIINIAKIDIKSANYNYDFYKSYLYPELSFNADFRYSNTKSNDYKRELFSDYNNHQSTISLILKYDLFKFGNDYYKIKSAKENITTSNYNKCYKELQLSLDLLEYYKLALLSENKLKTYKNLSLAYESLYKLSKRLNKVGELDLINVNSYFLDFSEAKTQILKLEFELRNYLSYISYLSNLNIDKIDDFSKIDEIALDFLEFEKTNKFLELNSKIKSSMYELKSLNQRPTISLYSRYDFYDKTKNNYQNLTDSSKKHGYLVGIGINYIIFDGFKTNSSKELKQLEINKLNQELIQAKLEYEKQINELIFFIQNKDEIIKTLKIISKEANANMHNVTKLHKTGEKSKFEVINASIENYKKLQDLNEYIINANANAIKINLINNQFNNCKKGY, encoded by the coding sequence ATGAGAATTATTTTTATTTTTCTTATAATGCTTAGCACATTAAAGGCTAAAGATTTTTACACTATATTAGAACATGCACTTAAAAATTCTCCTATCATAAATATTGCAAAAATAGATATAAAAAGTGCTAATTATAATTATGATTTTTATAAATCATATTTATATCCAGAATTATCATTTAATGCAGATTTTAGATATTCAAATACAAAAAGTAATGATTATAAAAGAGAGCTTTTTAGCGATTATAACAATCATCAAAGCACAATATCGCTTATATTAAAATATGATTTATTCAAATTTGGAAATGATTATTATAAAATCAAATCAGCTAAAGAAAATATCACTACAAGTAATTACAATAAGTGTTATAAGGAATTACAATTATCACTAGATTTATTAGAATACTACAAACTCGCACTATTGAGTGAAAATAAATTAAAAACATATAAAAATTTAAGCCTTGCTTATGAAAGTTTATATAAATTATCAAAGAGATTAAATAAAGTTGGAGAATTAGATTTAATCAATGTAAATTCTTATTTTTTAGACTTTAGTGAGGCAAAAACGCAGATTTTAAAACTAGAATTTGAATTAAGAAATTATTTATCATATATATCGTATTTATCAAATCTTAACATTGATAAAATAGATGATTTTAGTAAAATTGATGAAATTGCTTTAGATTTTTTAGAATTTGAAAAAACAAATAAATTTTTAGAATTAAATTCTAAAATTAAAAGCTCAATGTATGAACTAAAATCCCTAAATCAACGCCCTACAATAAGCCTTTATTCAAGATATGATTTTTATGATAAAACCAAAAATAATTACCAAAACCTTACCGATAGCTCTAAAAAACACGGGTATTTAGTAGGAATTGGGATTAATTATATTATATTTGATGGATTTAAAACAAATTCATCTAAAGAGTTAAAACAATTAGAAATAAACAAGTTAAATCAAGAGCTAATACAAGCAAAGCTAGAATATGAAAAACAAATAAACGAGCTTATATTTTTTATCCAAAACAAAGATGAAATAATAAAAACCTTAAAAATAATAAGCAAAGAAGCAAATGCAAATATGCATAATGTAACCAAACTACACAAAACTGGTGAAAAGTCAAAATTTGAAGTTATAAATGCAAGTATAGAAAACTATAAAAAACTCCAAGATTTAAATGAATATATAATAAATGCAAATGCAAACGCTATTAAAATTAATTTAATAAATAATCAATTTAATAATTGTAAAAAAGGATATTAA
- a CDS encoding type I secretion system permease/ATPase, which yields MHTALGCLSLCAQFANISIDINAICNKYALKDSEPSIYELAKIAKDNDFKVKIKKLNLKNLHLYKAPFIFLKKDLTYFVVLKLDFNNQQALIFDGGKEARQISYEELYSLSSDKILILAHKLLNDSVKFGFSWFYKRMLSYKGIVLQILLASFVMQLFGLVTPLFTQVVLDKVLLHHSISTLNVIAFAFFSVIVFESLLSLSRNYIFTHTTTKIDAKLGSELFTHLLLLPMVYFENRKVGNIAARIRELDNIRDFIANKSVSVILDLLFSIVFILMMLLYSVKLTFVSLAFVICIALIYFFITPILRARLEDKFQMGAASNSYLVESITGMQTIKSLAIEGSMKKYWEDYLAKYLKSSFNLSNLSNIASTFANSLQKLMTLAILYFGVGLVIDGSLSVGQLIAFQMFANQFSAPIMRLVSLWNELQQAILSVDRLGDILNTPQEQTTNKPISLNQVSGNIKFDNVSFKYSPNSNYVLNNLSFNLQANKSIGIVGRSGSGKSTITKLIERLYIPNEGSIYIDGIDLRHLNPYVLRSNLGVVLQENYLFSGSIKENISLSKPSASMQEIINVCKIAGAHDFISELSAGYDTLVGERGSALSGGQRQRIAIARALLHNPRVLIFDEATSALDYESEKIITSNLSLIKQNKTFIIIAHRLSTVKDCDEILVLDKGNLVECGNHTKLMELNGYYAHLYKQQNL from the coding sequence ATGCATACAGCCTTAGGTTGCTTATCACTTTGTGCGCAATTTGCAAATATATCAATAGATATTAATGCGATTTGTAACAAATACGCTTTAAAAGATAGCGAGCCAAGTATTTACGAACTAGCAAAAATCGCTAAAGATAATGATTTTAAGGTAAAAATTAAAAAGCTTAATTTAAAAAACCTTCATTTATATAAAGCACCTTTTATATTTTTGAAAAAAGATTTAACATATTTTGTAGTTTTAAAACTTGATTTTAATAATCAGCAAGCTCTTATTTTTGATGGTGGAAAAGAAGCAAGGCAAATTAGCTATGAAGAATTATATAGCTTATCAAGTGATAAAATCTTAATCCTAGCACACAAATTATTAAACGATAGTGTAAAGTTTGGCTTCTCTTGGTTTTATAAAAGAATGCTAAGCTATAAAGGTATTGTATTACAAATTTTATTAGCAAGTTTTGTTATGCAATTATTTGGCTTAGTTACACCTTTATTTACCCAAGTAGTCCTTGATAAAGTCTTGTTACACCATAGTATAAGCACACTTAATGTAATCGCTTTTGCGTTTTTTAGCGTTATTGTTTTTGAAAGTTTATTAAGCCTTAGTAGAAATTATATCTTTACTCATACTACCACAAAAATTGACGCAAAATTAGGCAGTGAGTTATTTACACATTTATTATTGTTACCTATGGTGTATTTTGAGAATAGAAAAGTAGGCAACATAGCAGCTAGAATAAGAGAGCTTGATAATATAAGAGATTTTATAGCCAACAAATCAGTAAGCGTGATTTTAGATTTATTATTTAGTATAGTTTTTATTTTGATGATGCTTTTATATAGCGTGAAGCTAACATTTGTTTCATTAGCTTTTGTGATTTGCATTGCTTTGATTTATTTTTTCATAACGCCTATTTTAAGAGCAAGGCTTGAAGATAAATTCCAAATGGGAGCAGCATCTAATTCATATCTAGTAGAAAGCATAACAGGAATGCAAACCATAAAATCCCTAGCCATTGAAGGTAGTATGAAAAAATACTGGGAAGATTATTTAGCAAAATATTTAAAATCATCTTTTAATTTAAGCAATCTAAGCAATATCGCAAGCACTTTTGCTAATTCTTTACAAAAGCTTATGACATTAGCGATTTTATATTTTGGAGTAGGATTAGTAATTGATGGGAGTTTAAGCGTAGGACAATTAATAGCCTTTCAGATGTTTGCTAATCAATTTAGCGCTCCTATTATGCGACTTGTAAGCTTGTGGAATGAATTACAACAAGCTATTTTAAGCGTAGATAGATTAGGAGATATTTTAAATACACCGCAAGAGCAAACTACAAATAAACCTATATCGCTAAATCAAGTATCAGGTAATATAAAATTTGATAATGTAAGCTTTAAATATAGCCCAAATTCTAACTATGTCTTAAACAATCTAAGCTTTAACCTACAAGCAAATAAAAGCATAGGAATAGTAGGACGCAGTGGCAGTGGTAAAAGCACCATAACAAAACTTATAGAAAGACTTTATATCCCAAACGAAGGCTCTATTTATATAGATGGAATAGATTTAAGACATTTAAATCCTTATGTTTTAAGGAGTAATTTAGGCGTAGTTTTACAAGAAAATTATTTATTTAGCGGTAGCATCAAAGAAAACATAAGCCTATCAAAGCCAAGTGCATCAATGCAAGAAATAATAAATGTATGCAAAATAGCAGGAGCACATGATTTCATAAGCGAACTTAGTGCAGGTTATGATACTTTAGTAGGAGAAAGAGGCTCTGCATTAAGTGGCGGTCAAAGACAAAGAATAGCAATAGCAAGAGCTTTGCTACATAATCCAAGGGTTTTGATATTTGATGAGGCTACTTCAGCACTTGATTATGAAAGTGAGAAAATCATCACATCAAATCTATCACTAATTAAACAAAACAAAACCTTTATAATAATAGCACATAGATTAAGCACGGTTAAAGATTGTGATGAGATATTAGTCCTTGATAAGGGTAATTTGGTTGAGTGTGGAAATCATACAAAACTAATGGAGCTTAATGGATACTACGCACACTTATATAAACAGCAAAATCTATAA
- a CDS encoding calcium-binding protein: MFDFNKRDLGDYINWWFSVSQGVTQICRTKLGLKPSIIYDIKSGLFSAYVGNLKDKTKFEIAGNIFGNIIDNTIFKALKISNYIKVFDNGIGAATYELATDYSAANYFEKALPEAVEFYERMLNDREFAKEMFENAKSVLDFDLIKDYYSNVTFDKWFSDVIDLFTPKAYEKKGEPILEAEVKDNNIIVKADNINDGIDFINNYKFNNYDIALSDYNNSVQVEKSNNFITISTDNNSNLSDEDLFDLALFSGANKASINNVKYDIKQLDNDTLKDIIDYIPSKSFVLTNIKILVGEEILLGDNKKYVVKQGDTIIDIAKANKMSVKSLIKLNPNLIEQGRVKFLEDKVLVEANGDLAKIFDYKDFVSNTFGNALKEDFNGDFKNSLYKNKTLNIFYNPTAKVIKYDPLVLDLNNNGRIDTITLNNSKAFFDHNNDNIAYKSSWISKDDGLLVLDKNNNNLIDNGNELFGNFTEISSNSYALNGFEALKLLDSNEDGVIDINDKEFNNLKVWQDLNEDGITQINELKSLKDLNITSINLNYKDTNQKLDNDNTITQTATFIKDGKESLLADINFSVSSIERVFKDKIIYSEEELNLANLKGYGVLRDLRDAACLDEELKALLKDYSLANSKEEQLNKLDSLIYSWANTNKALNKDFNLSKTKEFDSDNPNNTDSIRDLWLTPSQAREYANFTISESLKNEFNELKQKISIINSFLGVNNQDFYVASLNEFNELRNSFNNTYDSLRTYVYKGLLFQTRLKEYYNEINITSYENNGSYELKLDFSKSIEKFKAINETNPKKAFVDLAEFITSFKDINSLNDCVILLGSFIKTMDSNTLSDYLKLLDEDTINALSTQTGTNANDTLVGTNLLNGKDVLYGLDGDDTLIGGIGDDTLVGGNGNDTYVFDKDFGHDTIINYKSNLNDIDCIQFNDASINADNLKYVRNYNDLMLIKDDSNSIRVKDFFAYEDLRNTIDEIKFANNTSINKDEIINRVYTPTNGDDNFTMFFTNKDYVITMLDGNDTIITHNGDDIIDGGDGDDIIRSGAGNDIINGGNGNDDIYAGDGDDIIIGGAGDDILQGGMGNDKYIYKGVWGHDRIINLRNDNAYDEIILDVSSSFVKITRDNDDLIINKLKSAGWFRKVVDDSSSIKVVDFFKKDYDISALVMQDKTLSADELRQMVLTPTWGNDTLIGSEYSDKIYGLFGNDTLIGGKGDDYLDGGAGNDTYIFNRGDGNDYIKDALGYDTIKFNDISFSEVVLKKDVDNLIIKYNNNKDSVTILGNFGIGFNKIEKFVFSDKTLCYDDFINTAKKELPSYEDLVDKVTKPDLSSYLENSEKLIQDTNAYAPNSSGFILYTDDKNNTIQVYL; the protein is encoded by the coding sequence ATGTTTGATTTTAACAAAAGAGATTTAGGTGATTATATTAACTGGTGGTTTTCTGTATCTCAAGGAGTAACGCAGATTTGTAGAACTAAACTAGGTTTAAAACCTAGTATAATATATGATATTAAATCAGGATTGTTTTCAGCATATGTAGGTAATCTAAAAGATAAAACGAAATTTGAAATTGCAGGAAACATATTTGGCAATATAATCGATAATACTATTTTTAAAGCTCTAAAAATATCGAATTACATAAAAGTTTTTGACAATGGAATAGGTGCTGCAACTTATGAATTAGCTACAGATTATAGTGCAGCTAATTATTTTGAAAAGGCATTACCTGAAGCTGTTGAATTTTACGAAAGAATGCTGAATGATAGAGAGTTTGCAAAAGAAATGTTTGAAAATGCCAAGTCAGTTTTAGATTTTGATTTGATAAAGGATTATTATTCTAATGTAACTTTTGATAAATGGTTTAGTGATGTTATAGATTTATTTACACCAAAAGCGTATGAGAAAAAAGGTGAGCCTATATTAGAAGCAGAAGTTAAAGATAATAATATCATCGTTAAAGCAGATAATATTAATGATGGGATTGATTTTATAAACAATTATAAATTTAATAATTATGATATTGCATTAAGTGATTATAATAATTCAGTTCAAGTTGAAAAAAGCAATAATTTTATCACAATAAGCACTGATAATAATTCTAATTTATCTGATGAAGATTTATTTGATTTAGCACTATTTAGTGGGGCAAATAAGGCTAGTATCAATAATGTTAAATATGATATAAAACAATTAGATAATGATACTTTAAAAGATATTATAGATTATATACCTAGCAAATCATTTGTGCTAACTAATATTAAGATATTAGTAGGAGAAGAGATTTTATTAGGAGATAATAAGAAATATGTAGTAAAACAAGGCGATACAATCATAGATATTGCAAAAGCAAATAAGATGAGTGTTAAATCTTTAATCAAACTAAATCCAAATTTAATAGAACAAGGAAGAGTGAAATTTTTAGAAGATAAAGTATTGGTTGAAGCAAACGGAGATTTGGCAAAAATATTTGATTATAAAGATTTCGTTTCAAATACTTTTGGTAATGCGCTAAAAGAAGACTTTAATGGTGATTTTAAAAATAGCTTATATAAAAATAAGACTTTAAACATTTTCTATAATCCAACAGCTAAAGTTATAAAATACGACCCACTAGTCCTAGACCTAAACAACAACGGAAGAATAGATACAATCACTCTTAATAATTCTAAGGCATTTTTTGACCACAACAACGACAACATAGCTTATAAATCATCTTGGATTAGCAAAGATGATGGATTATTAGTGTTAGACAAAAACAATAATAATCTAATAGATAATGGCAATGAATTATTTGGAAACTTTACTGAAATTAGTTCAAATTCTTATGCTCTAAACGGCTTTGAAGCATTAAAACTTTTAGATAGCAATGAAGATGGAGTAATTGATATAAACGATAAAGAGTTTAACAATCTTAAAGTATGGCAAGACTTAAACGAAGATGGCATAACGCAAATAAATGAGCTAAAGTCTTTAAAAGATTTAAACATAACTAGTATAAATCTAAACTATAAAGATACAAATCAAAAGCTTGATAATGATAATACTATCACTCAAACAGCTACCTTTATCAAGGATGGTAAAGAAAGCTTATTAGCTGATATTAATTTTAGCGTTAGTAGTATAGAAAGAGTATTTAAAGACAAGATAATATATTCAGAAGAAGAATTAAATCTAGCAAATCTTAAAGGCTATGGAGTATTAAGAGATTTAAGGGATGCTGCTTGTTTAGATGAAGAATTAAAAGCATTGCTTAAAGATTATTCATTAGCAAATAGCAAAGAAGAGCAATTAAACAAGCTTGATAGTCTAATTTATTCTTGGGCTAATACTAATAAAGCTTTAAACAAAGACTTTAACCTATCTAAAACTAAAGAATTTGATAGCGATAATCCTAACAATACTGATAGTATAAGGGATTTATGGCTTACGCCATCACAAGCTAGAGAATATGCTAATTTTACTATTAGTGAAAGTTTAAAAAATGAGTTTAATGAGCTTAAGCAAAAAATATCAATTATTAATTCATTTTTAGGCGTTAATAATCAAGATTTTTATGTAGCTAGTTTAAATGAATTTAACGAGCTTAGAAATAGCTTTAATAATACTTATGATAGTTTAAGAACTTATGTTTATAAGGGATTGTTATTTCAAACAAGATTAAAAGAATACTATAATGAAATAAACATTACTAGCTACGAAAACAATGGCTCTTATGAGCTTAAATTAGATTTTTCTAAAAGTATAGAGAAATTCAAGGCTATTAATGAAACAAATCCTAAAAAAGCCTTCGTTGATTTAGCTGAGTTTATAACAAGCTTTAAAGATATAAATTCTTTAAATGATTGTGTAATATTACTAGGTAGTTTTATAAAAACAATGGATAGCAATACTTTAAGCGATTATTTAAAACTTTTAGATGAAGACACTATCAATGCACTATCAACTCAAACAGGAACAAATGCTAATGATACATTAGTAGGGACAAATTTATTAAATGGCAAGGATGTTTTATATGGACTTGATGGCGATGACACCTTAATCGGTGGAATTGGCGATGATACTTTAGTGGGTGGTAATGGTAATGATACTTATGTTTTTGATAAAGATTTCGGGCACGATACTATCATAAACTATAAATCAAATCTAAATGATATAGATTGTATTCAATTTAACGATGCAAGTATAAATGCTGATAATTTAAAATATGTAAGAAATTATAATGATTTAATGCTAATTAAAGATGATAGTAATAGCATTAGAGTTAAAGACTTTTTTGCATATGAAGATTTAAGAAATACTATTGATGAAATCAAATTTGCTAATAATACAAGTATAAATAAGGATGAGATAATTAATAGAGTTTATACACCTACAAATGGTGATGATAACTTTACAATGTTTTTTACAAATAAAGATTATGTAATAACTATGCTAGATGGCAACGATACCATAATCACACATAATGGAGATGATATTATTGACGGTGGAGATGGAGATGACATCATAAGAAGTGGAGCAGGAAATGATATTATAAATGGTGGCAATGGTAATGATGATATTTATGCAGGAGATGGTGATGATATCATAATAGGCGGAGCAGGAGATGATATCTTGCAAGGCGGTATGGGGAATGATAAGTATATTTATAAAGGAGTTTGGGGGCATGATAGGATAATTAATCTTAGGAATGATAATGCTTATGATGAAATAATCCTAGATGTTAGCTCATCATTTGTAAAAATCACTAGAGATAATGATGATTTAATAATAAATAAGCTAAAAAGTGCTGGTTGGTTTAGAAAAGTAGTTGATGATAGTTCATCTATAAAAGTTGTAGATTTTTTCAAAAAAGATTATGATATATCTGCTTTAGTAATGCAGGATAAGACTTTAAGCGCTGATGAATTAAGACAAATGGTATTAACTCCTACTTGGGGTAATGATACTTTAATCGGAAGCGAATATAGCGATAAAATATATGGCTTATTTGGTAATGATACTCTAATTGGCGGTAAAGGAGATGATTATTTAGATGGCGGTGCTGGAAATGATACATATATTTTTAATAGAGGCGATGGTAATGATTATATAAAAGATGCTTTAGGATATGATACTATTAAATTTAACGATATTAGCTTTAGTGAAGTTGTGTTAAAAAAAGATGTAGATAACCTAATCATTAAGTATAACAATAATAAAGATAGCGTTACAATATTAGGCAATTTTGGAATAGGGTTTAATAAGATTGAAAAATTTGTTTTTAGTGATAAAACTTTATGCTACGATGATTTTATAAATACAGCTAAAAAAGAGTTACCAAGCTATGAGGATTTAGTAGATAAAGTAACTAAGCCTGATTTATCATCTTATTTAGAAAATTCAGAAAAATTAATCCAAGACACAAATGCTTACGCACCTAATTCATCTGGATTTATTTTATATACAGATGATAAAAACAATACTATTCAAGTATATTTATAA